From Candidatus Saccharimonadales bacterium, a single genomic window includes:
- a CDS encoding metalloregulator ArsR/SmtB family transcription factor, which translates to MTTAVQKASLSAIFNALGDGTRYKIVSLLLKDSTLCVSEVAARVGISTAGVSQHMKILEKVGLVKPLRNGQKICYQVGEARGHARAVFNLMGEE; encoded by the coding sequence ATGACAACCGCCGTCCAGAAAGCCAGCTTAAGCGCAATTTTTAATGCCCTGGGAGATGGCACTCGTTATAAAATCGTTAGCTTGCTCTTAAAAGATTCAACGCTCTGTGTCAGCGAAGTAGCCGCCCGGGTCGGTATCAGTACCGCTGGCGTGTCACAGCACATGAAGATTTTGGAAAAAGTCGGGCTAGTCAAGCCGCTCAGAAACGGTCAAAAAATATGTTATCAAGTCGGCGAAGCCAGAGGCCACGCCCGCGCAGTATTTAACCTGATGGGGGAGGAATGA
- a CDS encoding glutaredoxin domain-containing protein, producing the protein MMNNSITMYTTPTCAFCHMAKEYFKAKKLDFTAKDVTQDAQAYNELLAKSNQLGVPVIDIGGTIIIGFDRPRIDLALRDKGLV; encoded by the coding sequence ATGATGAACAACTCGATTACTATGTATACCACACCGACTTGCGCCTTTTGTCATATGGCCAAGGAGTATTTCAAGGCTAAAAAACTCGATTTCACAGCCAAGGACGTCACTCAGGATGCCCAAGCCTACAATGAACTGTTGGCCAAATCCAATCAATTGGGTGTGCCGGTTATCGATATTGGCGGGACCATTATCATTGGCTTTGACCGACCCAGGATCGATTTGGCTCTGCGCGATAAAGGCCTAGTTTAA